The Planctomycetota bacterium genome includes the window TGGTTGGAGAGCCGGGCCACGCAACCGACGTCGATTCCCAGATCGGATCCGCACACGGTTCCCTTGGAAAACTTCGACTGGACCTCGGTGATGCGGATCCATCCGATGCTGACCTCCTCGCGGCCGAGCACTTCGCGCGTGTCGGGATCGACGAGCTCCTTGCCCTGGGCCGAGACCTGCCAGATCTGATCGGCCTTCACTCCCGTGCCATCGCCGCGGTTGATGGTGGCGACGCCGTCGGTCAGGGCGAGAATCTTCGCCGGAAAAAGCACGTCCATCATGCGGTTGGCGATCTTTGAGGACATCATGGCGGCCAGATCCACGATGGCCTGCTCGGTCAGGCTCGCGCCCTTCTCGCTGGTGAGGTACTCCGGGTTGCGGACAAAATCGGAGTTGTCGATGCGAAGGCTGGCGGATTCAAGCAGCTTCCCTGTGTTCGATTCATACATCTTGGCGACGCACATCAGGCTCACGATGCGCTTGGTCGCCTTCTTGCCGATGCCCTCGAACTCCGCGGTCTGGACATTGTCCTGGAAGTCGGTGATTGAGGCGACCACCATGTAGCGGGCGCCCGCGAGCTTGCCCGCCTTCGCCACGTTCGGGTCGCCGGCGTCGGCGTTTCCACTGGCGCCCAGGTCCTGCTCCTTGATCAGATCGCCCAGGTCGCTCCGCGCCACCACGTCAAACTTGCGAGTCTCCTGGAAGGCCGGGACCAGCTGCGCGTCGAGCGCCTCGGTCACGCGCCCCAGCTCGTTGATCTGCCCGCGATCGGTCAGCGTGCGCGTGGTTGCCGCCGTGACTTTCACGGCGCCGACCGCCAGGGAAAGCTTCCCGCCCGCCGGCGTTGCGGATTCCGCGGGAACCTGCGCCCGGGCCGCCGCGCCACAGAGCAAAACGCAGGAAAAAACCAGCTTGAAGAACGCGGAACCCGCGGCGCGTGAATTGATCATGAGCAAAACCCTTTCAGACAAAAGGCTACCACAAAGCTTCGAAAGCCGAAGTTATAAGACCCCGGCGATGAGATATGAATTAGCATTTTTTAAAATTCGCTTCGATCCTGAAAAAACCGGGCTACTTTGAGATACAGAGTCCGTGACCCCCGGTTCGTTGCGCTTGTTTTTGAAAAGGATTTATGCGCCATACCCGAAATCATGCCGCCGCCTGTCTTGTGTTTTTCCCGGCGTGGATTTCGTCTTTTGCACTCGCCGGCGGCGGCGAATCGTTCGGCGACATTCCAATGATCTGGTCCGATGTTGCGGTGGGAGCCATGTCCGGCGCGCAGCACGGCATGCCGCAGGAGGAGCGCCTCGCCTGGTATTCGCTCGTGCAAGCGCCCGAGGCCTCGTGGCTCCGCCTGGAATTCGGCGAAGGCTCGACCCTGGCCCGGGCGATGAGCGGCGCCCAGACCGACAGCTACATCCGCATCACCAGCCTGCTCGACGGCGCGGAGCAGATCCTCACCGCCGAAAGCCTTGAGCAGTGGCACAACACCAGCGCCTACTTCAACGGCGACGCCGTCATTGTCGAGTTGATCACGGGCAAGGGCGACGCCCTGAGCCAGATTTCCATCGCCACCGCGCAGGTGGGCGAGGAACCCGTCGTCATCATGAAATCGCAGTGCGGCGGCGTCGACGACCGGATCGCCTCGACCGATCCCCGCGTCTGCCGGATCACCTCGGTGGGCTGCACGGGCTGGATGATCAACGACGCGAACCACATGTTCCTCTCGGCAGGCCACTGCCCCGCCGATCCCGGATTCTCCGTGGCGCAGTTTCATGTTCCGCTTTCGCTGGGCAACGGCTCGGTCGTGAATCCGCCGCCGGAGGACCAGTACGCCATTGACGCGTCGAGCATCCAGTACGCCAACGGCGGCATCGGCAACGACTGGTGTTACTTCGGTGTGTTTCCGAATTCGAACACCGGTCTGACCCCCTTTCAAAAGCAGCAGGCCTCCTTCATCTGCGCGGCCCCGCCCCCCGTCGCCGACGTCACGCTGCGCATCACGGGCTTCGGCCTCGACATCGGCAACGCGAGTCAGACCAACCAGACCAGCACCGGCCCCTTCACCAACAACCCCGGCACGACGCTGCAGTACGCGGTCGACACGATGGGCGGCAACTCCGGATCGCCGGTGATCGTCGAGGGCCAGGGCGTGGCGATCGGCATCCACACGCACGCGGGGTGCTCCTTCGGCGGCGGCGCCAACAACGGCACCAGCTACAGCCGCGCCGGACTGCAGGCCGCGCTCGCCAGCCCGAAGGGCGTGTGCAAGGCGATGGGCTTCGACTTTCCCAATGGCCTCCCCGTGAATCTGAACAGCGCCGGCGGCGAGGAGATCCTGGTGACCTTCACCTCGCCCTCGGGAGCCTCAGCGCCGGCAGCCCCCAAGATGATGTGGAAGTACGAGGGCGACGCGGCTTCCTCGACGATCAACGGCGTCCTGGTCTCGGGCACCACCTACAGTTTCACCACCCCCGGCTTCAACTGCGGCTCGCGCGTTCTCTACGGCTTCTCGGCGCGGATGGGCGCGTCCGGCGGCATGGGCACCTGGCCCGCGGCGATGCCGCAGCAGTGGCTCTCCGCGGACACCTCCTCCATCAATCTGGTCATGTGGGCGGACAATTTTGAGTCCAACCTCTCCTGGACGGCTGACGCGTCGGGCGCCACCTCCGGTCTCTGGACTCGCGCCGCCCCCAACGGCGGCGGATTCCACGGCGATCCGCTGATCGACGCGGATGGCAGCGGCGAGTGCTTCGTCACTGGCAACATCGAGGGCAACAGCGTGGCGGATGGCAGCGTGACCCTGACCAGCCCGGCGCTGGACGCCTCCACGGCGCTCAACGCCCATCTGAGCTACTCCTTCTGGTTCGACAACACCACCGGCGCGAATCCGAACCAGGGCTCCATGGTGATCGAGATCTCCGAGGATGATGGCCAGAACTGGGCCAATGTCGAGACGGTCTCGCCCGCGGACACCGGCGTGGGATGGGTGCACCGCCTGCTCCATGTCAGCGACTTCGTCAATCCCTCATCCACGCTGCGACTCCGCTTCACGGCGACCAACACCGATCCCGACTGCGTTGTGGAAGCCGGCGTCGACGGCGTGCGTCTGCTCGCCGAGGGCGGCCTGGGATGGTGCGGCTTGCAGGGCGATTTCAACAATGATGGCGTGGTGGACTCCGGCGACCTCGGCATTCTTCTCCTGCAATACGAGATCGGCGGCCTGACCGACCTGGACGGCGACGGCACCACGGATTCCGCCGACGTCGGCCTGCTGCTGCTGATGTTCTCCTGATCCCTGCGCCACCGCGTGAGGCGCATCAACTACGATTCGTCGATGCATGACGCGCCGCGGCATTCGACCCCTCTCGCCTCCGCCAGCGCCCTGGTGTGCATCGGCATCGCGGGCACGTCGTTGCGGCCGGAGGAGGCCGCTCTGCTGGCCGGCGGCGTCCGAAGCGTGGTGCTCTTCACCCGCAACTACAGCGACGCGGCGCAACTCGCCCATCTGTGCATGACGATCCGCGAGGCGGCGGGTCGAAGCGTTCTGATCTGCGTCGACCAGGAAGGTGGCCGCGTACAGCGCTTCCGCGGCGCGCCATTTCCCGACCAGGCCGAGGCGCGGGCGCTGGGCGCGCTCGGGGCCGAGGCGGTGGCGCTGGCAAGCGCGGACACCGCGACGGCGCTTCGGACCT containing:
- a CDS encoding dockerin type I repeat-containing protein translates to MRHTRNHAAACLVFFPAWISSFALAGGGESFGDIPMIWSDVAVGAMSGAQHGMPQEERLAWYSLVQAPEASWLRLEFGEGSTLARAMSGAQTDSYIRITSLLDGAEQILTAESLEQWHNTSAYFNGDAVIVELITGKGDALSQISIATAQVGEEPVVIMKSQCGGVDDRIASTDPRVCRITSVGCTGWMINDANHMFLSAGHCPADPGFSVAQFHVPLSLGNGSVVNPPPEDQYAIDASSIQYANGGIGNDWCYFGVFPNSNTGLTPFQKQQASFICAAPPPVADVTLRITGFGLDIGNASQTNQTSTGPFTNNPGTTLQYAVDTMGGNSGSPVIVEGQGVAIGIHTHAGCSFGGGANNGTSYSRAGLQAALASPKGVCKAMGFDFPNGLPVNLNSAGGEEILVTFTSPSGASAPAAPKMMWKYEGDAASSTINGVLVSGTTYSFTTPGFNCGSRVLYGFSARMGASGGMGTWPAAMPQQWLSADTSSINLVMWADNFESNLSWTADASGATSGLWTRAAPNGGGFHGDPLIDADGSGECFVTGNIEGNSVADGSVTLTSPALDASTALNAHLSYSFWFDNTTGANPNQGSMVIEISEDDGQNWANVETVSPADTGVGWVHRLLHVSDFVNPSSTLRLRFTATNTDPDCVVEAGVDGVRLLAEGGLGWCGLQGDFNNDGVVDSGDLGILLLQYEIGGLTDLDGDGTTDSADVGLLLLMFS